The following nucleotide sequence is from Agromyces sp. SYSU T00194.
GGCCCGCAGGGCCCGCAGGGCGAGCCCGGCGAACTGCCCGACCAGATGTGCCCCGACGGCGAGTTCGTCATCGGGGTCGCGGACGGCGCGCTGGTGTGCGGTCCGCTCGACGGCGGCGGGCCCGGGCCGGACCCCGAGCCGGAGCCGCTCGCGCCGCTGCGGGTCAGCGTGCAGCCGATCTCGGTCTGCCTCGACGACGGCACCGAGTGCGCGCCCGTCTCGATCGACGAGACGCTGCTCGACGAGATCTGGGCGCAGGCCGCGGTCGACGTCGAGGTGCTGCCGACGACCACGCTCGACTCGACCCGGCTGGTCGAGACGCAGTGCGGCGGACCGTTCCTCGACGCGGTCGAGGACGTGCTGCCCGACAGCCTCCGCGAGGACGCACCGCTGAAGCTCTTCGTCGCGAACTGCATCGAGGCGGGCGGGAACGCGTGGGTGGGATTCAACGGCATGAACGCGCACCCCGACCTGATCACCGCCGTGCCCCTGGTCGTCGCGAGGCACGTCGGGTACAACCTCGGGCTGTCGACCCGGAGCATCTACGATCCCGCGTACCAGCCGGGCGCGTTGATGAATCCGACGCTGGCCGACGCCGGGAACCTGCTCCTCGAGGACGAGATCGCACAGGCCCGGGAATCCCGGTTCCTGGAGCCGGTCGCTGGTTAGGGCGGCCGGATGAGCGACGGAGCCGACCAAGAGCCACGCACCGACGACGCTGCCCCGGTGAGCGAGCAGCCTCGCACCGGCGGAGGGCCTTCGAAGCGCACGATCGGGCTCATCGCGGCAGGCGCGGGGGTGCTGGTGCTGCTGATCTCGGGATCGGTCGCGCTGGGCATGGTCGCGGGAGCGGCGATGTTCCGGTCGCAGGCTGCGCCCGTGGTCGAGGCGGCGAGCGCGACGGATGCCCCTGAGACGACGGCTCCGGAAACGCCATCGGCGTCGCCGACCCCGTCGCCCGACGGCTCGACGGCCGCCGCGCCGGCGCCTGCGCCTCCCGCCGGCGGCGCCGACGACGACAGCGACGGCGACGGCGACGGCGGCACCACGGACGGTGGAGTGCAGCAGCTGCACGTGAGCGTGCAGCCGATCTCGGTCTGCTACGACGACGGCAGCCAGTGCGCTCCGGTGGGCGCGTTCGAGGCGCGAACCAACGAGATCCTCGAACCGGCCGGCATCACCGTCGAGGTCCTGCCGACGGTCGAGCTGTACCGGTCGTCACTCGTGACCGGCGGGTGCGGCCGGGAGTTCCTGACCGCGGCGCACGTCGCCGGCGACAGCTACGAGGACCCGGCGCCGATCCGGTACTACGTCGCCGACTGCGAGCGCGTGGGCGCGGGGCACGCCTGGACGGGCTTCAACGGCTTCGTGGTGAAGTACGGTGAGCCCGACCCGGCCGGGAAGCTCCCCGCGATGTACCTCGCGGCGAACCTGGGGGTGCCGTACACCTACGATCTGGACTCACCCGCGCGACTCATGGAGCGCAGTACCTACGGCGTCGCCCTCACCGAGGCGGAGATCGAGATGGCCCGCGCGAGCCACTTCCTCGCGACCGTGGGCTGACGCGCCCCCGGGCGCCCGATTCAGTGCCACCCCCGGGATCGCCGGGAATCGACCGTCGCGGAGATCGCCCGCCGGTAGGCTCGCCCCCGTGGCCGGCGAGACCTACCTGTTCGATGCGTATGCGCTCGACACCGCGCGCCTGCAGCTGCGCCGCGACGGCGACCCCGTGCACGTCGAGCCCCGCGCGTTCGACGTGCTCGTGCACCTCGTCGAGCGCCGCGAGCGGGTGGTGACCAAGGAGGAGCTGCTCGACGCCGTTTGGGGCGACCGGTTCGTCAGCGAGGCCGCGCTCACCACCGCCCTGCGCACCGCGCGTCGCGCGGTCGGCGACAGCGGCGAGGCCCAGCGGGTCGTGCGCACGGTGCACGGGCGCGGGTACCAGTTCGTGGCGGATGCCGCGCTCGAGCGCCCGGCCGCCGAGGCATCCGCTGCGGAGGCATCCGTCACCGCCGCTCCCCCGCTCGCCGCCCGCCAGGACATCCGCTTCTGCCGGGCCGCCGACGGCGCCCGCATCGCCTACGCGAGCGTCGGCGACGGACCGCCGCTGCTGAAGGCCGCGAACTGGATCACCCACCTCGACCTCGAGTGGCGCAGCCCCGTGTGGGGGCACTGGATGCAGGGGCTCGCGCAGGGCCGCACGCTCGTGCGCTACGACGAGCGGGGCTGCGGCCTCTCCGACTGGGACGTGGGCGAGTTCACGTTCGACGACTGGGTCGACGACCTCGAGACCGTCGTCGACGCGGTCGGCATCGAGCGCTTCCCGCTGATCGGCGTGTCGCAGGGCGCCGCGGTGGCGCTCGCGTACGCGGTGCGCCATCCCGAGCGCGTGACCAAGCTGATCCTCGCCGGCGGCTACGCACGCGGGCGCCTGGTGCGCGCGACCAGTGCCGAGGAGCGCTCCGAGGCGGCACTCGACCTCGACCTCGCCCGCGTGGGCTGGGCCCGGCAGGACCCGAGCTTCATGCGCGTCTTCGCCTCGCAGTTCCTGCCGCAGGGCAGCCAGCAGGAGTGGGACGACTTCACGACCTTCCAGCGGGCGACCACCTCGGGCCAGAACGCCGTGCGGTTCCTCGAGGAGTTCGCCCGCATCGACGTGTCGGACATCGCGCACCTGGTGCGATGCCCGACCCTCATCGTGCACTCGCGCGACGACGTGCGCGTGCCCGCGTCGCAGGCCACCGAGCTCGCCGCGCTCATCCCCGACAGCCGGCTCGCGCTGCTCGACAGCGCGAACCACCTGCTCGGGGCCTCAGAGCCCGCGTGGCCGCAGTTCCTGGCGCACGTGGACGACTTCCTCGCCGCCTGAGCGCCCCGCGTCGGGGCGCGGGCGTGCGAGGTGGAACGCGTTGACCGCGACCAGCACGATGTTCAGCGCCACCATCGACGCGATGCCGATGATCGCGTTGAAGACGACCAGCACCACCGCGGCCGCGAGGCCGATCCAGCGGAGCCGGCGCACGTCGCGCTGCATGAGCGAGCAGACGATGAGGGCCGAGCCGACCCAGCCGAGCGCCTCGATCATGCGCGCGCCCGGTAGTCGCCCACCCAGCGGATCGCGGCGCCGCCGGTGAGCGCGCTGCGCAGCAGGTGGTCGGCGGATGCCACGGGGCGGGCGGGCACGCGCCACGGGCGCGTCGAACGTGCGACGTGCTCGCGGTCGCCGGCCGGCGGCTCGGCGTGGTGCCGGGCGGTGAGCACGCGCCACACGATCGGCGGCGACAGCAGGAGCGCCGGCGACGCCAGCAGGTTCTGGACGCGCATCATCGCGTCGGCGACCGGCACCGAGACCTGGCAGGCGCGCAGCACCCGCAGCAGGTAGGCGTTGAGCAGGCGCGTGCCGCGCGGCATGTCGCCGGTGGTGCGCGGATCGGCGAAGTCGCCGCCGGCGGCGATCCGCCACGGGGCGTCGACGACCTTCGCGGCGCGCCGGTAGTACGCGCGCGGCAGGGCAGGGTCGTCCGGCGTCATGCCGTCGAGCACGCGGCCCAGCTGCTGCGCCTGCAGGGCCGCGGACGACATGCCCTGGCCGTACACCGGGTCGAACGTGCAGAGCGCGTCGCCCAGCAGCACGAGGCCGGCCGGAACCTGCCGCAGCCGCTCGAGGCGGTTCCGTCGGCTGGCGCGCATGCCGTAGCGCTCGACGACGTCGGAGCCGTCCGGGTGCGCGCTCGAGCGATCGACGACGTGCGTGAGCTCCGCGGAGGGCAGCCCGTAGGCGAACCGCTCGAACGCGAGGGCGTCGTCGGGTGCCGGGTCTCCGTGGAAGCTGGCGGCGGTGAGCATCCACCGGTCGCCCTCGATCGGCGTCATCGTCGCGCCCCCGCCGCCGTGCTCCACGTCGCGCAGGATCACGGCTGCGGTGCCGTCCATGTCACGGCGCCGGCGCGACACCGTCCGCGTGCGGTAGGCCACGTCGATGCGGACCTCCTCGCGCTCGGGCTCGGGGTAGCCGGTGCGGGCGAGCTCGGCGAGCATGCGCGAGTTCCTGCCCGAGCAGTCGACGACGAGGTCGGCGTACCGGTCGACGCCGTCGGCGACGACGCCGACGACGCGTCCCTCGCCGTCGAGGAGCGGGCGCTCGACGCGCACGCCGTCCTCGAGGGTCACGTCGTGGTCCTCGAGCAGGCGCGTGCGCACCGCGCACTCGAGCATCGGACGCGACAGGGACATGGCGAGGAAGCCGATGCCGGAGCGCACGCGGTGCCCGCCGGCCTGGTGCCAGACGAGGTCGCCGGCGTCGAGCGGCACGGCGCCGCGATCGCGGAGCTCGTAGGAGAGCAGCGGGAACCACTCCTCGAGCAGGCGCTGGCCCGACGCCAGCAGCACGTGCGCGTGACGCCCCTGCGGCACCCCGCGGCGGGGCGCGGGCGTCCACGGGACGAGGTCGCGCTCGAGCATGGTGACGCGGTCGACGTGGCCGCTCAGGACCCGGGCCGCGAGGAGCCCGGCGATGCCGGACCCGATGACGATGGCGGAGCTGCCGCCGCTGGACGTGTGCATGATGGTCGGTGTTTCCCCTGGGTTCGGCCGTCGCCCGATCAGGCTCCGGCGGTGTGTCCGGGCGCCGTCGTGTGGCGCCCAGTCGATGCTCGCGGCAACGCGGCACCGCGTACTCCGTGGGGTGGTGGCGAACTCCTGAGGAACCCTGCGGGCGCCTCGGGACCGGGATCGCAACCTTCGGTTGCAGCGCCGCACGCCCCACGAGTTGCCTCGCGGCGCCGGCGCGGGCGATGCTGGAGCGATGGGGACCGTCGTGCACTCCCTCGATCCGGGGACCAGCCGCATGCTCGCGCGCTTCGCCCCGATGATCTACGGCCCCACGCTGCTCTTCGGGCTCGGAGAAGGCGCCCTGCTCCCCCTCCTGCCCGTGATCGCCACGTCGCTCGGCGCGGATGTCGCGCAGGCCGCGCTCGTGGCCGCGGCGATCGTCGTCGCCCGGCTGATCGGCAACCTCCCCGCCGGCTGGCTCGTCGCGCGCATCGGCGAACGCCGCACGATGGCGATCGCCGGCTGCCTCGCCCTCGCCGGCGGCATCGGCGTGCTGCTCGCGCCGAACCTCGCCGTGCTCGGCATCGCCGTCTTCTGCATCGGCCTGTGCGCCGCAGCGTTCGGCCTGGCCCGGCACGCCTTCATGACCACCCGGGTGCCGCTGCACTACCGCGCGCGGGCGCTCTCGGTGCTGGGCGGCGCGTTCCGGCTCGGCATGTTCGTCGGCCCCTTCCTCGCCGCCGCCCTGCTCGCGCTCACCGGCACCGAGACCGCCGCCGTGTGGTGCTTCATCGTGACGCTCACCGGCCTGGTCGCACTCGTGCTGCTCGGGCGCGACCCCGAGGAGCAGCTGCGCGACGAGGGGATGCTCCCCGCGCCGCGCCGACCGCGCGACGGGCGGCGCTCCCGGTCGGCGGGCGTGCTGCCCACGATGTGGCGCAACCGCGGCATGCTCGCGAGGCTCGGCCTCCCGGCGGCATCCCTCTCGGGCCTGCGCCAGGCGCGCGTGTACCTGCTGCCGCTCTGGGGCGTCTCCCTCGCGCTCGCCCCCGAGACCATCGCGCTCGTCGTCGGCGTGACGGGCGCACTGGAGTTCGCCCTGTTCTACTCGAGCGGGCAGATCATGGACCGCTGGGGACGCCTGTGGGCGGCACTGCCGTCGATGGTGCTCATGGGCGGGGCGTTCGTCGGCCTCGCGTTCACGCACGACCTCGACGCCGCGTTCGGCTGGTTCGTCGCCGGGGCGGTGGTCGTCGGCATCGGAAACGGGCTCTCGAGCGGCATCCTCATGACCCTCGGCGCCGACCTCGCCCCACCCGACGACCCGGCGCCGTTCCTGGGCTCGTGGCGCACGCTCACCGACGCCGGCGCGGCGGCGGCGCCCCTGCTCATCGCCGGCGTCGCCGCCGTCATCGGCCTGCCGGTCGCGACGGCGGCCATCGGAGTCGCCGGACTCCTCGGCGCCGCCGGATTCGGCGTGTGGGTGCCGCGGTACGTGCCCCACGGCGACTGAGGCCCAACGGCGACCACGCACGCCGGTCGGGGGGGGGGATCAGCGGCGCCGCGAGCCCCCGTCCCCGATCTCGGCACCGAGGTTCTCACGCAGCCACTCGCACCAGATCGACACGGTGCGCCAGCGCTCGCGCACGACGTCGATCGCCTCGGGCGTCCACATCCAGTCGGCGAGCGGGTCCGCGCGGCCGACGGCGAGGTGCTTCAGCTGCAGCAGGGCGATGCGCGGGTGGTCGACCGAGTAGCCGCGCGGGGCGGTCTTCAGGGCGTCGTCGCGCATGAGCGCGAAGCCCTGCTCGCCGACCTCCTCGATCGTGGCCTCCACGTCGCCCGACAGCCGGGAGTCGTCGACGATCTCGCGGAACCGTGCCAGCGCGGCCGTCGGCACCTCGAAGCTGCCGCCGCCGACGAGCATCCCCTCGGCGCTCAGCTGGAGGTAGTGCGCCACCGGCGCGCGCGACACCATGCCGATGTGCAGCTTGTAGGGCGTCTTGTCGGCACTGAAGCGCACGTCGCGGTAGGGGCGGAAGATCTTCAGTGGCCCGAACTCGGCCGCGAGCTCCTCGCCGAGCGCCTCGAACGGGCCGCGCACGTGCGCGTCGTAGCGTTCGCGGTTGGCCGCCCACCAGGCCTTGGAGTTGTCCGCGGCGAGCTCGGCGTAGAAGCGCGGGGCGTCGGGGTGGAGGCCGGTGAATGCCATGCGCCGATGGTAGCGCCGACGCGTACCGGTCGGCGGCGGGCCGACCCTAGGCGGCCCCGGCGAGGGCTCGGACGGCCGGGGCGACGCGATCGGGGTGCGCGGCCGCCATGCGCCGGGCACCCGCGAGCGCGGGCGAGCCGTCGTCGCCGAGCACGGCGATGACGTGCTCCCCGGGCAGGAGCACCTCGCTCTCGAGGCGCTCGTCGAACCCGACCACGCGCAGCACGCCCGACCCGACCTGCTCGCCGATCCATCGCTGCGCGAGTTCCGGTCGCACCCCCGCCAGTTCGGCGAATCCGGTCGCGGTGATCGGTCCGGCGTCGAACAGCAGCGCGAACCAGTGGCGGCGCGAGGCGAGCGAGGTCCGCGGACGCCACTCGTGGCGGACCTGGGAAGCGGCGGGCACGGGAGCAGTGGTCACGGTGGTCTCCTTCACGATCTTCGGGCACGCTCGTGACGTCCCCGCATCCGATGCTCCCGAATGCGCGTTCCCGAGTCCTCGCGGTCACCTGAGGAGCTCCTGAGGGATGCCCGCGTGAGGCGTCCGGCGAGGTCGGGAGCGTACCCTAGGGGTATCCGCGCGGCGGGTCCGATCGCCGCGGGCGACCTCGGATGGGAGCAGGATGGCCGACCGCAGGATCACGCGGAGACAGGCGCTCGCGATCGGCGGCGCGGGCGTGGGAGTGCTGGCGCTGGGCGCTGCGGGCGTGGTCGGCGTGCGCGAGCTGGTGGGCGGGCCCCTCGGCGCTGCGGCGCCCGGGGCGGCCCCCTGGCTGGAACCCGAGGTGCGGAGCTCGGACGGCGGCGTGCTGGACCTGGAACTGGTGGCCGCGCCGGTCGACGTCGACCTCGGCGACGGACCGGTGCGGATGCTCGGCTACAACGGATCGGTGCCCGGACCGACGCTCCACCTGCGACCCGGAGACACCCTGCGCGTGCGACTGGTCAATGCACTGGACGCCCCGACCAACCTCCACACGCACGGTCTCGTCGTCTCTGCGGCGGACAACTCGGACAACCCGTTCCTCAGCATCGCGCCCGGCGAGTCGTTCGACTACGAGATCGCGTTGCCGGACGACCACCCGCACGGCACGTACTGGTACCACCCGCACCGCCACGGCTCGGTCGCCGACCAGCTCTTCGCGGGGCTCGCCGGCGCCATCGTCGTCGACGAGGACGACTGGTCGAGCGGCGCTCCGCGCGTGGTCGTGGTCTCCGACGTGACGGTCGCCGGCGGGGCGGTCGCCGCGGTCTCCGCGATGGAGCGGATGCAGGGCCGCACGGGCGAGACGCTGCTCGCCAACGCGCGGGTGGCACCTGCGATGCACGCCCGCCCCGGCGCGCAGGAACGGCTGCTGCTCGTGAACGCGTGCACGAGCAGGTACCTGGACCTCGGGCTCGCCGGCCTCTCGGCCGCGGTGCGCCGGGTGGACTCGGGCGCCGTGACGCCGCCGGCGGAGCTCGACCGCCTCGTGCTCGCCCCGGGCAATCGCGCCGACCTCGTGGTGACCGTGCCCGAGGACGCCCGCGTCATCACCGCGGCAGCCTACGACCGCGGGGCCGCGGGGATGGGAATGATGGGCGGGACCTCGAACGCCGGCTCGGACGCAACCGTCCTGACGCTGGTGCCGGATGCCTCGGCGGAATCCGCGCCGGTCGCGGAGCCGGTCGCCGACGGCCCGCGCGATCTGCGCGGGCTCGACGTCGACACCGTGCGCACGCTCACGCTCTCGATGGGTGCGGGCATGGGGATGGGCGGCGGCATGGGGTTCGCGATCGACGGGCGGTCGTTCGACCCGGACCGCGTCGACCAGTCGGTGCGGCTCGGCACCCTCGAGGAGTGGACCATCCGCAACGACTCCCCCATGTCGCATCCGTTCCACCTGCACATCTGGCCGATGCAGGTCGTACGCGCCGGCGGCCGGGTGGTCGACACGGTCGCGGTGCGCGACGTCGTCGACGTGCCGGCCGGCGGCGAGGTCGTGGTGCGGATCGCGTTCGACCGCTTCCCCGACCGCACGGTCTTCCACTGCCACATCCTCGACCACGAGGACCTGGGCATGATGGGCGTGGTCGAGGCGACCGCCGCGGGCGGATAGCGTGGGCGCATGGACTCATCGACCCGGGACATGGTGCTCCTGCCGGGCGGCACGTTCCGCATGGGCTCCGACGACTTCTACCCGGACGAGCGGCCGGTGCACGAACGCACGGTTGCGCCGTTCCTCCTCGACCGCACCGCGGTGACGAACGCGCAGTACGCCGCGTTCGTCGACGCGACCGGGTACGTGACCGTCGCCGAGCGCGACCTCGACCCGGCCGAGTTCCCGGGCGTCGACCCGGCCGACCTCGTGCCCGGCGCGATGGTCTTCACGCCGACGGACGGGCCGGTGGACCTGCGGAACTGGCGGAACTGGTGGCGGTGGCAGCCGGGCGCCTCGTGGCGGCATCCGTTCGGGCCCGACTCGTCGATCGACGACCGCCTCGAGCACCCGGTCGTGCACGTCGCGTTCGCGGACGCCACGGCGTACGCCGACTGGGCGGGCCTGCGGCTGCCCACCGAGGCGGAGCACGAGTACGCGGCCCGCGGCGGGCTCGTCGGCGCCCGGTTCGCCTGGGGCGACGAGCCCTACCCCGACGGCGCGGCGCTCGCCAACTCGTGGCTGGGCCGGTTCCCGTACGACAACCAGGGGGTCGGCGGCACCGCCCCGGTCGGTTCGTACCCGGCGAACGGCTACGGCCTGTACGACATGACCGGCAACACCTGGGAGTGGACGAGCGACTACTACACGCCCCGGCACGTGCAACTGTCGGATGCCCCGGTCGACCCCGGCCGCCGCACCAACCTGCTCGCCGCCGCGAGCGCCCAGGAGGGCCTCCCGGGCATCCCCCGGCGGGTGCTCAAGGGCGGGTCGCACCTGTGCTCGCCCGACTACTGCCTCCGGTTCCGTCCGGCGGCGCGCTCACCGCAGGCCGAGGACACCGGCATGTCGCATGTCGGCTTCCGGTGCGCGCGCGACGCCTGAGGCATCCGCTCGACCCTCGCTGTTGACCCGCACCCCTGTCGCCGCGCGGCCGGGGATGGTTGGATGACGGTGTCCCCACTCGACGGTTCCCCCGCCATGCAGGAAGGACTCGTCATGGCCGACCGCCCGAACATCCTCGTCATCTGGGGTGACGACATCGGCATCTCCAACGTCAGCGCCTACTCCGACGGGTTGATGGGGTATCGCACCCCCAACATCGACCGGGTCGCCGACGAGGGCATGCGCTTCACCGACTACTACGGCGAGCAGAGCTGCACCGCCGGGCGCGCCGCGTTCATCACGGGCCAGAACCCGTACCGCACGGGGCTCACGAAGGTCGGGATGCCCGGTGCCGACGTCGGCCTGCGGGCGGAGGACCCGACCATCGCGACCGCGCTCAAGGAGCAGGGGTACGCCACCGGGCAGTTCGGCAAGAACCACCTCGGCGACCGCGACGAGTTCCTGCCCACCGCACACGGGTTCGACGAGTTCTTCGGCAACCTCTACCACCTGAACGCCGAGGAGGAACCCGAGCACCCCGACTACCCGACCGACGACGAGATCCCCGACTTCACGGCGCGGTTCCGGCCGCGGGGGGTCATCCGCTCCTGGGCGAACCCCGACGGCAGCCAGCGCATCGAGGACACCGGGCCGCTCACCCGGAAGCGCATGGAGACCTGCGACGAGGAGTTCCGCGACGCGGCAGCCGACTTCATCCGCCGCCAGGCCGACGCCGACACCCCGTTCTTCGTCTGGTTCAACTCGACGCACATGCACTTCCGCACCCACACGAAGCCCTCGTCGGTCGGGCAGGCCGGCAGGTGGCAGTCGGAGTACCACGACACGATGATCGACCACGACCGCGTCGTCGGGAGCCTGCTCGACCTGCTCGACGAGCTCGGCCTCGCCGAGGACACGATCGTCGTCTACTCGACCGACAACGGGCCGCACATGAACAGCTGGCCGGATGCCGGCATGACCCCGTTCCGCAACGAGAAGAACTCGAACTGGGAGGGCGCCTACCGCGTGCCGGCGATGGTGCGCTGGCCAGGTCATGTCCCGGCGGGCAGCGTACGCAACGGCATCGTGAGCCACGCCGACTGGTTCGTGACCCTGCTGTCGGCAGCGGGCGACCACGACGTGGCGGAGCGGCTGCGGGCGGGCACCACGCTCGCCGGACGCGAGTACCACGTGCACCTCGACGGGGTCGACCAGCTCGACTACGTCACCGGCGTCGTCGACGAGAGCCCGCGCAGGCACTTCTTCTACGTCTCCGACGAGGGCGACCTCACCGCCCTCCGCTACGACAACTGGAAGGTGGTCTTCCTCGAGCAGCGCACCCAGGGCACGCTCGCGGTCTGGCTGGACCCGTGGGTCGTGCTGCGCGCGCCGAAGCTGTTCAACCTGCGCACCGACCCCTTCGAGCGGGCGGACCGCACCTCGAACACCTACTACGACTGGGTGCTCGA
It contains:
- a CDS encoding arylsulfatase, coding for MTVSPLDGSPAMQEGLVMADRPNILVIWGDDIGISNVSAYSDGLMGYRTPNIDRVADEGMRFTDYYGEQSCTAGRAAFITGQNPYRTGLTKVGMPGADVGLRAEDPTIATALKEQGYATGQFGKNHLGDRDEFLPTAHGFDEFFGNLYHLNAEEEPEHPDYPTDDEIPDFTARFRPRGVIRSWANPDGSQRIEDTGPLTRKRMETCDEEFRDAAADFIRRQADADTPFFVWFNSTHMHFRTHTKPSSVGQAGRWQSEYHDTMIDHDRVVGSLLDLLDELGLAEDTIVVYSTDNGPHMNSWPDAGMTPFRNEKNSNWEGAYRVPAMVRWPGHVPAGSVRNGIVSHADWFVTLLSAAGDHDVAERLRAGTTLAGREYHVHLDGVDQLDYVTGVVDESPRRHFFYVSDEGDLTALRYDNWKVVFLEQRTQGTLAVWLDPWVVLRAPKLFNLRTDPFERADRTSNTYYDWVLDRVFLFLPAQAYVAKMLETFAEFPPRQRPASFTIDQVLEKLVSVAGNS
- a CDS encoding multicopper oxidase family protein, whose amino-acid sequence is MADRRITRRQALAIGGAGVGVLALGAAGVVGVRELVGGPLGAAAPGAAPWLEPEVRSSDGGVLDLELVAAPVDVDLGDGPVRMLGYNGSVPGPTLHLRPGDTLRVRLVNALDAPTNLHTHGLVVSAADNSDNPFLSIAPGESFDYEIALPDDHPHGTYWYHPHRHGSVADQLFAGLAGAIVVDEDDWSSGAPRVVVVSDVTVAGGAVAAVSAMERMQGRTGETLLANARVAPAMHARPGAQERLLLVNACTSRYLDLGLAGLSAAVRRVDSGAVTPPAELDRLVLAPGNRADLVVTVPEDARVITAAAYDRGAAGMGMMGGTSNAGSDATVLTLVPDASAESAPVAEPVADGPRDLRGLDVDTVRTLTLSMGAGMGMGGGMGFAIDGRSFDPDRVDQSVRLGTLEEWTIRNDSPMSHPFHLHIWPMQVVRAGGRVVDTVAVRDVVDVPAGGEVVVRIAFDRFPDRTVFHCHILDHEDLGMMGVVEATAAGG
- a CDS encoding MFS transporter, which gives rise to MGTVVHSLDPGTSRMLARFAPMIYGPTLLFGLGEGALLPLLPVIATSLGADVAQAALVAAAIVVARLIGNLPAGWLVARIGERRTMAIAGCLALAGGIGVLLAPNLAVLGIAVFCIGLCAAAFGLARHAFMTTRVPLHYRARALSVLGGAFRLGMFVGPFLAAALLALTGTETAAVWCFIVTLTGLVALVLLGRDPEEQLRDEGMLPAPRRPRDGRRSRSAGVLPTMWRNRGMLARLGLPAASLSGLRQARVYLLPLWGVSLALAPETIALVVGVTGALEFALFYSSGQIMDRWGRLWAALPSMVLMGGAFVGLAFTHDLDAAFGWFVAGAVVVGIGNGLSSGILMTLGADLAPPDDPAPFLGSWRTLTDAGAAAAPLLIAGVAAVIGLPVATAAIGVAGLLGAAGFGVWVPRYVPHGD
- a CDS encoding DUF2461 domain-containing protein, which encodes MAFTGLHPDAPRFYAELAADNSKAWWAANRERYDAHVRGPFEALGEELAAEFGPLKIFRPYRDVRFSADKTPYKLHIGMVSRAPVAHYLQLSAEGMLVGGGSFEVPTAALARFREIVDDSRLSGDVEATIEEVGEQGFALMRDDALKTAPRGYSVDHPRIALLQLKHLAVGRADPLADWMWTPEAIDVVRERWRTVSIWCEWLRENLGAEIGDGGSRRR
- a CDS encoding alpha/beta fold hydrolase; its protein translation is MAGETYLFDAYALDTARLQLRRDGDPVHVEPRAFDVLVHLVERRERVVTKEELLDAVWGDRFVSEAALTTALRTARRAVGDSGEAQRVVRTVHGRGYQFVADAALERPAAEASAAEASVTAAPPLAARQDIRFCRAADGARIAYASVGDGPPLLKAANWITHLDLEWRSPVWGHWMQGLAQGRTLVRYDERGCGLSDWDVGEFTFDDWVDDLETVVDAVGIERFPLIGVSQGAAVALAYAVRHPERVTKLILAGGYARGRLVRATSAEERSEAALDLDLARVGWARQDPSFMRVFASQFLPQGSQQEWDDFTTFQRATTSGQNAVRFLEEFARIDVSDIAHLVRCPTLIVHSRDDVRVPASQATELAALIPDSRLALLDSANHLLGASEPAWPQFLAHVDDFLAA
- a CDS encoding FAD-dependent oxidoreductase; the encoded protein is MHTSSGGSSAIVIGSGIAGLLAARVLSGHVDRVTMLERDLVPWTPAPRRGVPQGRHAHVLLASGQRLLEEWFPLLSYELRDRGAVPLDAGDLVWHQAGGHRVRSGIGFLAMSLSRPMLECAVRTRLLEDHDVTLEDGVRVERPLLDGEGRVVGVVADGVDRYADLVVDCSGRNSRMLAELARTGYPEPEREEVRIDVAYRTRTVSRRRRDMDGTAAVILRDVEHGGGGATMTPIEGDRWMLTAASFHGDPAPDDALAFERFAYGLPSAELTHVVDRSSAHPDGSDVVERYGMRASRRNRLERLRQVPAGLVLLGDALCTFDPVYGQGMSSAALQAQQLGRVLDGMTPDDPALPRAYYRRAAKVVDAPWRIAAGGDFADPRTTGDMPRGTRLLNAYLLRVLRACQVSVPVADAMMRVQNLLASPALLLSPPIVWRVLTARHHAEPPAGDREHVARSTRPWRVPARPVASADHLLRSALTGGAAIRWVGDYRARA
- a CDS encoding formylglycine-generating enzyme family protein → MVLLPGGTFRMGSDDFYPDERPVHERTVAPFLLDRTAVTNAQYAAFVDATGYVTVAERDLDPAEFPGVDPADLVPGAMVFTPTDGPVDLRNWRNWWRWQPGASWRHPFGPDSSIDDRLEHPVVHVAFADATAYADWAGLRLPTEAEHEYAARGGLVGARFAWGDEPYPDGAALANSWLGRFPYDNQGVGGTAPVGSYPANGYGLYDMTGNTWEWTSDYYTPRHVQLSDAPVDPGRRTNLLAAASAQEGLPGIPRRVLKGGSHLCSPDYCLRFRPAARSPQAEDTGMSHVGFRCARDA